One genomic segment of Marinitoga piezophila KA3 includes these proteins:
- the rpsK gene encoding 30S ribosomal protein S11 has protein sequence MARRSAQKKKKISLEKAVVHIQSTFNNTIITLTDPAGNTLFWASGGTAGFSGTKKGTPYASQLAADKVAKEALKYGVKRLDVYVKGPGAGRESAIRTLQAAGLAIENIKDKTPIPHNGCRPKKRKRM, from the coding sequence ATGGCTAGAAGATCAGCACAAAAGAAAAAGAAGATATCTCTTGAAAAAGCAGTTGTGCATATTCAATCAACATTCAATAACACAATTATCACTTTAACAGATCCAGCAGGAAATACATTATTCTGGGCAAGTGGAGGAACAGCTGGTTTTTCAGGAACAAAGAAAGGAACACCATATGCATCACAGTTAGCAGCAGATAAAGTTGCAAAAGAAGCTTTAAAATATGGTGTAAAAAGACTTGATGTATATGTAAAAGGACCAGGAGCTGGAAGAGAATCAGCAATAAGAACCTTACAAGCAGCAGGATTGGCAATTGAAAATATAAAAGATAAAACTCCAATACCTCATAACGGTTGTAGACCAAAGAAAAGAAAAAGAATGTAA
- a CDS encoding MFS transporter, giving the protein MSDKKLQFFIFFNIFFLAIIVNSIPPLMTTLQDNYSLTIGFSSFLPLARTIGNMSVSIIGAFIIAILGLRNSLLLGIIFEILGVFLFIISKDIYTLIFSMFFIGASMGQTILSLISMFDHLPEEFQKYGLLHAFFGFGGITGPLIISFILRNNINYKFPFYIYEFVFLFIFFFIILKKVPENVKYKAFKFTEALSVLKNKFIIYILVIFIMYSGVEIGAVTWAGNLFTDQFNIPKDSASIFISLFWVFFTIGRLLTDTLYKKFNFTLTTIFSLFSAITLIIMISIKSFSPYAFSILGIMLGPIFPVTQKFLNSHLSHREVGLVSGIVSLSIGIGASIITTLMGFVGDFSILYSYLIPITGLLIVFIFSIMVRKL; this is encoded by the coding sequence ATGTCAGATAAAAAACTACAATTTTTTATTTTTTTTAATATATTTTTTCTTGCTATTATTGTAAATTCCATACCCCCATTAATGACTACTTTGCAGGATAATTATTCTTTAACAATAGGGTTTTCTTCTTTTTTACCTCTGGCGAGAACTATAGGAAATATGAGTGTTTCTATTATAGGAGCTTTTATAATAGCAATATTAGGTTTAAGAAATAGTCTCCTTTTAGGCATTATTTTTGAAATTCTCGGTGTTTTTTTATTTATTATTTCAAAAGATATTTATACATTGATTTTTTCTATGTTTTTTATAGGTGCTTCTATGGGACAAACTATTTTATCTTTAATTTCTATGTTTGATCATTTGCCTGAAGAATTTCAAAAATATGGATTGTTACATGCTTTTTTTGGTTTCGGCGGAATAACAGGTCCTTTGATTATATCTTTTATTTTAAGAAATAATATTAATTATAAATTTCCTTTTTATATTTATGAATTTGTATTTCTATTTATTTTCTTTTTTATTATTTTGAAAAAGGTTCCAGAAAACGTAAAATATAAAGCTTTTAAATTTACTGAAGCTCTTTCAGTCTTAAAAAATAAATTTATCATATATATCCTGGTAATTTTTATTATGTATTCCGGTGTGGAAATTGGAGCTGTCACATGGGCTGGTAATCTTTTTACTGATCAATTTAATATCCCAAAGGATTCAGCTTCGATTTTTATTAGCTTATTCTGGGTATTTTTTACAATTGGAAGATTACTAACTGATACATTGTATAAGAAATTTAATTTTACTCTTACAACTATTTTTTCATTGTTTTCAGCAATTACTTTAATTATTATGATTTCAATAAAGTCTTTTTCTCCATATGCTTTTTCAATATTAGGAATTATGCTTGGACCAATTTTTCCTGTTACACAAAAATTTTTGAATTCTCACTTATCTCATAGGGAAGTCGGCCTTGTTTCCGGAATTGTTTCTTTAAGTATAGGAATTGGTGCGTCTATTATTACAACTCTTATGGGTTTCGTGGGAGATTTTTCTATTTTATATAGTTACTTAATTCCTATTACCGGTCTTCTAATAGTTTTTATCTTTTCAATAATGGTAAGAAAACTATAA
- a CDS encoding NAD(P)H-dependent glycerol-3-phosphate dehydrogenase: MKTLYKRRKRMKIGIIGSGSWGTAISKVLLNNGHEVLIWTREENVFNALKNGENPYYLPGISIPKNIKPSMDLKEVIENSEIIVMAVPTQAVREVANNFKSYYNGQIIVNLAKGLEIKTQERISEILKDILTDLKYVVLSGPSHAEEVARDVPTSVVAASENLEYAEKVQEIFSNASFRVYSQTDVIGVELGGSIKNVIAIAAGVIDGIGGWDNAKAALITRGLTEIIRYGEKKGAKKETFMGLAGLGDLIVTCNSQHSRNRYVGEMIGRGKKLNEIIENMNMVAEGVYTCKALYEEIKELQIEMPIVEKTYEVLYLNKNPQKAIHELMRRELKREEF, encoded by the coding sequence TTGAAAACGTTATATAAACGGAGGAAAAGAATGAAAATAGGAATAATTGGTTCAGGAAGTTGGGGAACAGCTATTTCTAAAGTATTATTAAACAATGGACATGAAGTTTTAATATGGACAAGAGAAGAAAACGTCTTTAATGCTTTAAAAAACGGAGAAAATCCTTATTATCTTCCAGGAATTTCAATACCAAAAAACATAAAGCCTTCTATGGATTTAAAAGAAGTTATAGAAAATTCGGAAATTATTGTAATGGCAGTGCCAACGCAGGCAGTAAGAGAAGTAGCAAATAACTTCAAAAGTTATTATAACGGACAAATCATAGTAAATCTTGCAAAGGGATTAGAAATAAAAACACAGGAAAGAATAAGCGAAATTTTAAAGGATATACTTACAGATTTAAAATACGTAGTTTTAAGTGGCCCAAGTCATGCTGAAGAAGTAGCAAGAGATGTTCCAACAAGCGTTGTAGCTGCTTCTGAAAATCTGGAATATGCTGAAAAGGTTCAAGAAATATTTAGCAATGCATCATTCAGAGTATATTCTCAAACAGATGTAATAGGTGTTGAACTTGGTGGTTCTATAAAAAACGTAATAGCAATAGCAGCAGGGGTTATTGATGGCATAGGTGGTTGGGATAATGCAAAAGCTGCATTAATAACAAGAGGGCTTACAGAAATAATCCGTTATGGTGAAAAAAAAGGTGCTAAAAAAGAAACCTTTATGGGACTTGCTGGCCTTGGAGATTTGATAGTTACATGTAATAGTCAGCATAGTAGAAATAGATATGTCGGCGAAATGATAGGAAGAGGCAAAAAATTAAATGAAATCATTGAAAACATGAATATGGTTGCTGAAGGTGTATATACCTGTAAAGCGTTATATGAAGAAATAAAAGAATTACAAATAGAAATGCCAATAGTGGAAAAAACATATGAAGTATTATATCTAAACAAAAATCCACAAAAGGCAATACATGAATTAATGAGAAGGGAATTAAAAAGAGAAGAATTCTGA
- the secY gene encoding preprotein translocase subunit SecY, with product MKDAFKNMWKIPELRDRIIFTLLALIAFRVGIYIPIPGIDLARWESFLAGLGTSSQGLISFFDIFAGGALKQFSIFVLSVTPYINASIILQLLSSVIPSLKEMLKEGEEGRKKFGKLTRQVTLGLAILQGLFLSMGVSAYRAANLNYFVFLIVSTISIVAGTMFLLWLGEMITEKGIGNGISVLIFAGIVARYPQYIASGFVGRLSVFEWIVLIIIAIAVVIGTIYLQTSERRINVQYAKRVVGNKIYGGASTYIPIKVNGGGVLPIIFASAIMTLPSMLATATGAGWVSKWFGYGTPLYLVLYAILIFFFAYFYNSVVIDPNDISENIKKYGGFIPGIRPGKPTSDYITKTMMRVTFIGAVFLVIISLLPYLIRSAAGVNIWIGGTSALISVGVALDIMQQIEAHMITRQYEGFMKKGKLRGRR from the coding sequence ATGAAAGATGCATTTAAAAATATGTGGAAGATCCCGGAACTCCGGGATCGTATTATATTTACATTGTTAGCACTTATTGCATTCAGGGTTGGTATTTATATACCTATTCCTGGAATAGATTTAGCAAGATGGGAAAGCTTTTTAGCTGGACTTGGAACATCATCACAGGGATTAATAAGTTTTTTTGATATATTTGCTGGTGGTGCTTTAAAACAATTTTCTATATTTGTTTTAAGTGTTACACCATATATTAATGCATCGATTATATTACAGTTATTGTCATCTGTAATACCAAGTTTGAAAGAAATGTTGAAAGAAGGGGAAGAGGGAAGGAAAAAGTTTGGAAAGTTAACAAGACAGGTAACATTAGGTCTTGCTATCCTTCAAGGTTTATTCCTCTCTATGGGTGTTTCTGCTTATAGAGCAGCAAATTTAAATTATTTTGTATTCTTAATTGTTTCAACAATTTCTATTGTTGCAGGTACAATGTTCTTATTATGGTTAGGTGAAATGATAACAGAAAAAGGTATAGGTAATGGTATTTCTGTATTGATCTTTGCAGGTATTGTTGCAAGATATCCACAGTACATAGCAAGTGGTTTTGTTGGAAGATTAAGCGTATTTGAATGGATAGTACTTATAATTATTGCAATTGCAGTTGTAATTGGTACAATTTACTTACAGACATCAGAAAGAAGAATAAACGTTCAATATGCAAAAAGAGTTGTAGGAAACAAGATTTATGGTGGAGCATCAACATACATACCAATAAAGGTTAATGGTGGAGGAGTTTTACCAATTATCTTTGCTTCAGCAATTATGACATTACCATCAATGCTTGCAACAGCAACAGGTGCAGGTTGGGTAAGCAAATGGTTTGGTTATGGAACACCATTATATCTTGTATTATATGCAATTTTAATATTCTTCTTTGCATATTTCTATAATTCAGTTGTTATTGATCCAAACGACATTTCAGAAAACATCAAAAAATATGGTGGATTTATACCAGGAATTAGACCTGGAAAACCAACATCAGATTACATAACAAAAACAATGATGAGAGTTACATTTATTGGTGCAGTATTCCTTGTAATTATCTCATTATTACCATACTTAATCAGAAGTGCAGCAGGTGTAAATATCTGGATTGGTGGAACTTCAGCACTTATTTCAGTTGGGGTTGCCCTTGATATAATGCAGCAGATTGAAGCACACATGATCACAAGACAGTATGAAGGATTTATGAAGAAGGGGAAACTCCGCGGGAGGAGATAA
- a CDS encoding ABC transporter substrate-binding protein produces the protein MKKGLITGMILLLMISVFSATFYNPLGPTLLPAAGLYIDGVPGLKTDYWRTIDQAQTLMLKQQADFIILPVALGIEMVNKGAKYKLAGVSLWKTFYLISSEKITNVDELKGKRIVTLHGPGQTADVILKILKKSKNMDFEIVYVTSSPEIIQMLAAGKEKIAVLPEPFVSLAEIKTKGKVKAQLDFQKVYADIFNLKEEKLPIAGIFVSEKIINNDMKMVKKVLNEYECSANVFYKNSFDEAIKFVFDTMKTMPEPVLRKAATRSEIYYSKNIKEITDLYMKNLFEYGAISKIPEDLYLIY, from the coding sequence ATGAAAAAAGGTTTAATAACGGGAATGATTTTATTATTGATGATTTCAGTTTTCTCAGCAACGTTTTATAACCCATTGGGGCCAACATTATTACCAGCAGCAGGATTGTATATAGATGGAGTACCGGGTTTAAAAACAGATTATTGGAGAACAATAGATCAAGCTCAAACATTAATGTTAAAGCAACAGGCAGATTTCATCATATTACCTGTTGCACTTGGAATTGAGATGGTGAATAAAGGCGCAAAATATAAACTTGCAGGAGTATCGTTATGGAAAACATTTTATCTAATTTCCTCAGAAAAGATTACAAATGTTGATGAATTAAAAGGAAAAAGAATAGTTACATTGCATGGCCCAGGCCAAACAGCAGATGTGATATTGAAAATATTAAAAAAAAGCAAAAACATGGACTTTGAAATTGTATATGTTACAAGTAGTCCGGAAATAATACAAATGCTTGCAGCTGGAAAAGAAAAGATAGCTGTTCTTCCAGAACCATTTGTATCACTTGCAGAAATAAAAACAAAAGGCAAGGTTAAGGCGCAGCTTGACTTTCAAAAAGTATATGCTGACATATTCAATTTAAAAGAAGAAAAATTACCAATAGCGGGAATATTTGTATCCGAAAAAATAATAAATAACGATATGAAGATGGTAAAAAAAGTATTAAATGAATACGAATGTTCAGCAAATGTATTCTATAAAAACAGCTTTGATGAAGCAATAAAATTCGTTTTTGATACAATGAAAACAATGCCGGAACCAGTATTAAGAAAAGCAGCAACAAGATCAGAAATATATTACTCAAAAAATATAAAAGAAATAACAGACTTATACATGAAAAATCTCTTTGAATATGGGGCAATATCAAAAATACCAGAAGACTTATATTTAATATATTAG
- the rpmD gene encoding 50S ribosomal protein L30 yields MAKLKIKLVRGRAGKNYRQLATLDALGLRKTNQVVVKEDRPEIRGMIRKVQHLVTVEEIEE; encoded by the coding sequence ATGGCTAAGTTAAAAATAAAATTAGTAAGAGGAAGAGCGGGTAAGAATTACAGACAACTCGCCACCTTAGATGCCTTAGGATTGAGAAAGACAAATCAGGTAGTAGTAAAAGAAGATAGACCAGAAATAAGAGGAATGATAAGAAAAGTTCAACATCTTGTAACAGTTGAAGAAATTGAAGAATGA
- the map gene encoding type I methionyl aminopeptidase — MILIKTNSEVDKMRRAGRQLAILFEKIKDLVVEGSSAYEVEKFVNSYMKEKGFIPTFKGYAGFPYATCISVNEEIVHGFPTKEKVFKNGDIVSIDMGLTLDGYIADAARTFIIGEVPEEVRKLVEVTEKSFWLGIEQARPGNRIGDIGNAIQTYVESQGFSIIKEYVGHGVGRKLHEDPQIPNYGVKGKGPLIRKNMTFAIEPMVSMGDWRVKVLDDGWTAVTADGSLSAHYENSLVVTENGPEVLTKLD; from the coding sequence ATGATATTAATAAAAACTAATTCAGAAGTAGATAAAATGAGGCGAGCTGGAAGGCAGCTCGCTATCCTCTTTGAGAAAATAAAGGATTTAGTTGTTGAGGGATCCAGCGCATATGAGGTAGAAAAATTTGTAAATAGCTATATGAAAGAAAAAGGATTTATTCCTACATTTAAAGGTTATGCAGGTTTTCCATATGCAACATGTATTTCTGTAAATGAAGAAATCGTTCACGGATTCCCTACAAAAGAAAAAGTATTTAAAAATGGAGATATAGTTTCAATTGATATGGGACTTACATTAGACGGATACATAGCAGATGCCGCAAGAACGTTTATAATCGGAGAAGTTCCAGAAGAAGTGAGAAAGCTCGTTGAAGTTACAGAAAAATCATTCTGGCTTGGAATTGAGCAGGCAAGACCTGGAAACAGGATAGGCGATATAGGTAACGCGATACAAACATATGTAGAGTCTCAGGGATTTTCAATAATAAAAGAGTATGTAGGACATGGTGTAGGTCGAAAATTACATGAAGATCCACAAATTCCTAATTATGGTGTAAAAGGAAAAGGACCATTAATTAGAAAAAACATGACATTTGCTATTGAACCTATGGTTTCTATGGGAGATTGGCGAGTAAAAGTGCTTGATGATGGTTGGACAGCAGTAACAGCAGATGGCTCATTATCTGCACATTATGAAAACAGTCTTGTAGTAACAGAAAATGGTCCTGAAGTATTAACAAAATTAGATTAA
- a CDS encoding DNA-directed RNA polymerase subunit alpha, translated as MEFVKPEKMILETLEESEELEYKYGRFVLSPLERGYAVTIGNALRRVLLSSIPGLAITSIRIPGKLHEFDVIEGVQEDILEITVNLKKVELKVVDFDNIGNLKEPIVLRIEKMGPAEIKAGDIITPPGIEIANPDFKIATMNANKKFEMELYATVGKGFVSTSEMDLSKDIEMIYIDGVYSPVIRVNYLTEKVRVGKRTDYDKLILEVWTKKSIDPKEALVKATKILIEHFNIIYSSWREEIDLTEAEAIPESMETNVSEEIAGQEVEEEFKNVSLEVLETRIDELDLSKRAKNCLKREKINTVRDILKKDPDELMKIKNFGKKSLDEIRKELKEKFQLDYDEIQKGGA; from the coding sequence ATGGAATTTGTAAAACCGGAAAAGATGATATTAGAAACATTAGAAGAATCAGAAGAATTAGAATACAAATATGGAAGATTTGTCCTGTCGCCTCTTGAAAGAGGATATGCGGTTACCATAGGTAACGCATTAAGAAGAGTATTATTATCCTCAATACCAGGGCTTGCAATAACAAGCATAAGAATTCCTGGTAAATTACACGAATTTGATGTAATTGAAGGCGTACAGGAAGATATACTTGAAATAACAGTTAACCTTAAAAAAGTTGAATTAAAAGTTGTAGATTTTGATAACATTGGAAATTTAAAAGAACCAATAGTTTTAAGAATAGAAAAAATGGGACCAGCAGAAATTAAAGCAGGAGACATAATTACACCACCAGGTATTGAAATTGCAAATCCTGATTTTAAAATTGCAACAATGAATGCAAACAAAAAATTTGAAATGGAATTATATGCAACAGTAGGAAAAGGATTTGTATCAACATCAGAAATGGATCTTTCAAAGGACATTGAAATGATTTATATAGATGGTGTATATAGTCCTGTAATTAGAGTTAATTATCTCACAGAAAAAGTTCGTGTTGGAAAAAGAACAGACTATGATAAATTAATACTTGAAGTATGGACAAAAAAATCTATAGATCCGAAAGAAGCATTGGTAAAAGCCACAAAAATATTAATTGAACACTTTAATATAATCTACTCATCATGGAGAGAAGAGATAGATTTAACAGAAGCTGAAGCTATTCCAGAATCAATGGAAACAAATGTTTCAGAAGAAATTGCTGGTCAGGAAGTAGAAGAAGAATTTAAAAATGTAAGTCTTGAAGTTCTTGAAACAAGAATAGACGAGCTCGATTTAAGCAAAAGAGCAAAAAATTGTTTAAAGAGAGAAAAAATCAATACAGTAAGAGACATATTAAAGAAGGATCCAGATGAATTAATGAAAATCAAAAACTTCGGTAAAAAATCTTTAGATGAAATTAGAAAGGAATTAAAAGAGAAATTCCAGTTGGATTATGACGAGATCCAGAAGGGAGGAGCCTAA
- the rplQ gene encoding 50S ribosomal protein L17: protein MRHRVKVNKLSRYASHRKALLKNLAREVFEHGSIITTTAKAKAVRPLVEKILTKAKEAKTTDNKDRSVALRRQINRYFNDRRFTNKVVDEIAPKFENRNGGYTRILKIGYRRGDAAELSLLQLVESIENKEEEKAE from the coding sequence ATGAGACATAGAGTAAAGGTAAATAAATTAAGCAGATACGCTTCACATAGGAAAGCATTATTAAAAAACTTAGCAAGAGAAGTATTTGAACACGGTAGCATCATTACTACAACAGCAAAAGCAAAGGCAGTAAGACCATTAGTAGAAAAAATCTTAACAAAAGCAAAAGAAGCAAAAACAACAGATAACAAAGATAGAAGTGTTGCATTAAGAAGACAGATTAACAGATACTTCAACGACAGAAGATTCACAAACAAAGTTGTTGATGAAATCGCTCCAAAATTCGAAAATAGAAATGGCGGATACACAAGAATCTTAAAGATTGGATACAGAAGAGGAGATGCAGCAGAATTATCATTATTACAATTAGTAGAAAGCATTGAAAATAAAGAAGAAGAAAAAGCAGAATAA
- the infA gene encoding translation initiation factor IF-1, whose amino-acid sequence MAKKDDVIVMEGHIVESLPNATFRVELDNGHKILAHISGKMRKNFIRLVPGDRVIVEVSIYDLNRGRIIRRERIKKNPSSEEE is encoded by the coding sequence GTGGCAAAAAAAGATGATGTTATTGTAATGGAAGGTCATATTGTTGAGTCATTACCAAATGCTACTTTTAGAGTGGAATTGGATAATGGTCATAAAATATTGGCACATATTTCTGGAAAAATGAGAAAAAACTTTATAAGATTAGTTCCAGGAGATAGAGTGATAGTTGAAGTATCAATATATGATTTAAACAGAGGAAGAATAATAAGAAGAGAAAGAATAAAGAAAAATCCAAGCAGCGAGGAGGAATGA
- the rpmJ gene encoding 50S ribosomal protein L36 encodes MKVRASVKKRCEHCRVIRRKGRVWVICSKNPKHNQRQG; translated from the coding sequence ATGAAGGTAAGAGCCTCAGTTAAAAAAAGATGTGAACACTGTAGAGTTATCAGAAGAAAAGGAAGAGTTTGGGTAATTTGTTCAAAGAATCCTAAACACAACCAAAGACAGGGATAA
- a CDS encoding MazG nucleotide pyrophosphohydrolase domain-containing protein: MDKKFLEEFKKLYDIVQRNIEKCPWISSINTEYMLNETESEINEIREAIKNEDIENLEEEIGDLIYDAFLVLKIAERDYNVSSEKIINGVVNKISNRKPWLFWDKPITKEEASKIWKERKEAEKREKNKKL; encoded by the coding sequence ATGGATAAAAAATTTCTGGAAGAATTTAAAAAATTATATGACATTGTTCAAAGAAATATAGAAAAATGTCCATGGATAAGTTCTATAAATACAGAATATATGCTTAACGAAACGGAATCTGAAATTAATGAAATAAGAGAAGCCATAAAAAATGAAGATATTGAAAATCTTGAAGAAGAAATTGGAGATCTCATATATGATGCATTTCTCGTTTTAAAAATTGCAGAACGTGATTATAATGTTTCATCTGAAAAAATCATAAATGGAGTAGTAAATAAAATATCCAATAGAAAACCCTGGTTATTCTGGGATAAACCAATAACAAAAGAAGAAGCGTCAAAAATCTGGAAAGAACGAAAAGAAGCAGAAAAAAGAGAAAAAAATAAAAAACTTTAA
- the rpsM gene encoding 30S ribosomal protein S13 — MPRILGVEVPNNKKLFIALTYIYGIGRHRAMEILESTGIDPDKRAKELTDDEISKITHFINEHYLVEGELRQEIQKNISRLIEIGSYRGYRHKNGLPVRGQKTHSNARTRKGPRPSKIGKKK; from the coding sequence ATGCCACGTATTTTGGGTGTTGAAGTACCAAACAACAAGAAGTTATTCATTGCTCTTACATATATTTATGGTATAGGAAGACACAGAGCAATGGAAATATTAGAATCAACAGGAATTGATCCTGACAAAAGAGCAAAAGAATTAACAGATGATGAAATCAGTAAAATTACACATTTCATCAACGAACATTACCTTGTTGAAGGTGAATTAAGACAGGAAATTCAGAAAAATATTTCAAGATTAATTGAAATCGGATCATACAGAGGTTACAGACATAAGAATGGATTACCAGTAAGAGGACAAAAAACACATTCAAATGCAAGAACCAGAAAAGGTCCAAGACCTTCAAAAATCGGTAAGAAAAAGTAA
- the rplO gene encoding 50S ribosomal protein L15 translates to MSLKISDLRPAEGSRKVAKRTGRGWSSGLGKTGGKGHKGQKSRGKGKVRPSFEGGQTPLFRRIPKYGFTNAPFKKVYAIVNVSVLENRFEANEEVTPEKLLEKGILKKLNDGVKILGNGELTKPLTVKAHAFSKKAQEKIVSAGGKVEVIE, encoded by the coding sequence ATGTCTCTTAAAATATCTGATTTAAGACCCGCCGAAGGATCAAGAAAAGTAGCAAAGAGAACCGGAAGAGGATGGAGCTCTGGGTTAGGAAAAACTGGAGGTAAAGGACACAAAGGTCAAAAATCAAGAGGTAAAGGTAAAGTAAGACCAAGTTTTGAAGGTGGTCAAACACCATTATTCAGAAGAATTCCAAAATACGGATTTACAAATGCACCTTTCAAAAAGGTATATGCAATAGTAAATGTATCAGTTTTAGAAAACAGATTTGAAGCAAATGAAGAAGTTACACCAGAAAAATTACTTGAAAAAGGAATATTAAAGAAGTTAAATGATGGTGTAAAAATTCTCGGAAATGGAGAATTAACAAAACCATTAACAGTAAAAGCACATGCATTTAGTAAAAAAGCACAGGAAAAAATAGTATCAGCCGGCGGTAAGGTCGAGGTGATCGAATAA
- a CDS encoding adenylate kinase, with the protein MSKLNLLFFGPPGAGKGTIAKEVSKKYGIPHISTGDMLRAEVASGSELGNKVKEILEKGQLVSDEIMLEVIKNRLQQKDVEKGFILDGFPRTLPQAEGLEKLLEEIKNPITASLYFEVDVETVVKRITNRRICPKCGKIYNLITLKPKVDNICDECGTQLIQRDDDKEDVVRDRYKVYMEKTYPVIQFYMKNNNFFTIDGSGTVEIVTKKVFNILEGIV; encoded by the coding sequence ATGTCTAAATTAAACCTTTTATTCTTTGGACCTCCGGGAGCTGGAAAAGGAACCATAGCTAAAGAGGTTTCAAAAAAATATGGAATTCCCCACATATCCACTGGAGATATGTTAAGAGCAGAAGTTGCTTCTGGTAGCGAGCTTGGTAATAAAGTAAAAGAAATTCTTGAAAAAGGCCAGCTTGTATCAGATGAAATAATGCTCGAAGTAATTAAAAACAGATTACAGCAAAAAGATGTAGAAAAGGGATTTATTCTTGATGGATTTCCGCGAACATTACCGCAGGCAGAAGGATTGGAAAAATTACTTGAAGAAATAAAAAATCCAATTACTGCATCATTATATTTCGAAGTAGATGTAGAAACAGTTGTAAAAAGGATTACAAACAGAAGAATCTGTCCAAAATGCGGTAAAATCTACAATCTTATCACATTAAAACCTAAAGTTGATAATATCTGTGATGAATGTGGAACGCAGTTAATCCAGAGAGATGATGATAAAGAAGATGTAGTAAGAGATAGATACAAAGTTTATATGGAAAAAACATATCCTGTAATACAATTTTATATGAAAAATAACAATTTCTTTACGATTGACGGCAGTGGTACGGTAGAAATAGTTACAAAAAAAGTGTTTAATATATTGGAAGGGATAGTATGA
- the rpsD gene encoding 30S ribosomal protein S4, whose amino-acid sequence MARYIGSLCKLCRREGFKLYLKGERCYTDKCAIAKRPYAPGQHGKQAKKPTQYGMQLRSKQALKRIYGVLERQFRRYFEEASRKEGNTGENLMRVLETRLDNVVYQMGFAVNRRTARQLVRHGHFLVNGKKVDIPSYRVRPGDVIEVKEKSRSALPIKQGIELAQKANRKLDWIEVDYNAFKGTFLRLPTLDEMDVPVDLQAIIELYSK is encoded by the coding sequence ATGGCAAGATATATAGGATCTCTTTGTAAACTTTGTAGAAGAGAAGGATTTAAATTATACTTAAAAGGCGAAAGATGTTATACAGATAAATGTGCAATTGCAAAAAGACCATACGCACCAGGTCAGCACGGAAAACAGGCTAAAAAACCAACACAATATGGAATGCAATTAAGATCAAAGCAGGCTTTAAAAAGAATTTATGGTGTATTAGAAAGACAATTCAGAAGATACTTTGAGGAAGCATCAAGAAAAGAAGGTAACACAGGAGAAAACTTAATGAGAGTTTTAGAAACAAGACTTGACAATGTTGTATATCAAATGGGTTTTGCAGTAAACAGAAGAACAGCAAGACAATTAGTAAGACATGGTCACTTCCTTGTAAATGGTAAAAAAGTTGATATACCATCATACAGAGTTAGACCAGGAGATGTAATTGAAGTAAAAGAAAAGAGCAGATCAGCATTACCAATTAAACAGGGAATCGAATTAGCTCAAAAGGCAAACAGAAAGTTAGACTGGATAGAAGTAGATTACAATGCATTTAAAGGAACATTCTTAAGATTACCAACATTAGACGAAATGGATGTACCAGTAGACTTACAGGCTATTATCGAGCTTTACTCAAAATAA